One genomic window of Pirellulales bacterium includes the following:
- a CDS encoding SDR family NAD(P)-dependent oxidoreductase → MDIQNRTFLITGGASGLGAACARRLIAFGGNAVIVDLNESAGNALVNELGASTRFIKADVTCAVDAQAAIDIALREFGALDGLVQCAGILGAARIVGKESPHDLALFEKIVRVNLIGTFNMLRLSAAAMAANKPNAAGERGVVVNTASVAAFDGQIGQAAYAASKGGVASLTLPASRELARFGIRVVAIAPGMFDTAMMAGTTEELRQSLGAQIPFPARFGKPDEFAQLVQAIVENSYLNGEVIRLDGAVRMQPK, encoded by the coding sequence ATGGACATACAAAATCGCACATTCTTGATAACCGGAGGCGCCAGCGGTTTAGGAGCGGCGTGCGCTCGCCGATTGATCGCGTTCGGTGGCAACGCGGTGATTGTCGATTTGAACGAGTCGGCCGGGAATGCTCTGGTCAACGAACTCGGAGCTTCAACGAGGTTCATCAAAGCCGATGTGACCTGCGCCGTCGATGCTCAGGCTGCCATCGATATTGCCCTGCGCGAGTTTGGGGCGCTCGACGGGCTGGTTCAATGTGCCGGTATTTTAGGAGCGGCACGGATCGTCGGCAAAGAATCGCCGCACGATCTGGCACTGTTCGAGAAGATCGTCCGCGTAAATCTGATCGGTACCTTCAATATGCTTCGCTTGTCGGCCGCCGCAATGGCTGCGAACAAGCCTAATGCTGCAGGCGAGCGCGGCGTGGTTGTGAATACCGCGTCGGTCGCCGCGTTTGACGGCCAGATCGGCCAGGCCGCCTATGCGGCGAGCAAAGGAGGGGTGGCCAGCCTCACGCTGCCAGCGAGCCGTGAATTGGCGCGGTTTGGCATCCGCGTTGTCGCCATTGCACCGGGTATGTTCGACACGGCGATGATGGCTGGCACGACCGAAGAGCTGCGACAATCGCTCGGTGCTCAAATTCCTTTTCCGGCCCGATTTGGCAAACCCGACGAATTTGCCCAGTTGGTGCAGGCAATCGTTGAGAACTCATATCTCAATGGCGAAGTGATTCGCCTCGATGGCGCAGTGCGGATGCAGCCAAAATGA